In one Thermodesulfobium acidiphilum genomic region, the following are encoded:
- a CDS encoding phenylacetate--CoA ligase family protein → MRVEERELSVENPSFAKIKSFLKNIAENSPFYKKKFREIGFDVNDFKSMNDFSKLPFTTKEDLRDAYPLGMLACPEEKIVRIHSSSGTTGKPVIIPYTQKDIDDWKIMMKRCYEIAGVKPNDRVQITPGYGLWTAGIGFQLGAELLGAMTIPTGPGNTDRQIEMMLNLKSTVLTSTSSYALLLGEEIERRGLREKISLKIGIIGSERWGDRMRKRIEELLNIESFDIYGLTEIYGPGIGLDCKYHNGIHVFDDFMYFEVIDPDTLEVLPDGVRGELVITTFKKEGAPLLRFRTRDITSINHELCECGLKYPRIERLTGRSDDMFKIKGVNCFPAQIEVVLREFEELFSEYQIILDRFEGKDRAILKVECKEPDNINLSKKISRRIKDRAGVTFDVELLAFGGLPRSEKKTKRVFDLREEI, encoded by the coding sequence ATGAGAGTAGAAGAAAGGGAGTTGAGCGTTGAGAATCCAAGCTTTGCAAAAATTAAAAGTTTTTTGAAAAATATTGCAGAAAATAGCCCTTTTTACAAAAAGAAGTTTAGAGAAATAGGATTTGACGTGAATGATTTTAAATCGATGAATGACTTTTCTAAATTGCCGTTTACAACAAAAGAGGATTTAAGAGATGCATATCCTTTGGGGATGCTTGCCTGCCCTGAAGAGAAAATAGTTAGGATACACTCTTCGTCCGGAACTACTGGCAAACCAGTCATAATACCATATACTCAGAAAGACATTGATGATTGGAAAATTATGATGAAGAGGTGCTATGAAATAGCGGGGGTAAAGCCAAATGACAGAGTTCAGATTACACCAGGATATGGTTTATGGACTGCTGGTATAGGATTTCAACTGGGAGCTGAATTATTAGGTGCTATGACAATACCAACTGGTCCAGGAAATACTGATAGACAGATAGAAATGATGCTAAACTTAAAATCTACAGTTCTTACTTCAACTTCTTCTTATGCTCTATTATTAGGAGAAGAGATAGAAAGAAGAGGGTTAAGAGAGAAAATATCCTTAAAAATTGGAATAATAGGTTCGGAAAGATGGGGGGATCGTATGAGAAAGAGAATTGAAGAACTTTTGAATATTGAATCATTTGATATATATGGTCTTACTGAAATTTACGGGCCTGGTATTGGCCTTGATTGTAAATATCATAACGGAATTCATGTATTTGATGACTTTATGTATTTCGAAGTAATAGATCCTGATACTTTAGAAGTGTTGCCTGATGGGGTAAGGGGTGAACTGGTAATCACTACTTTCAAAAAAGAAGGTGCTCCGCTTCTTAGATTTAGGACTAGAGACATCACTTCAATAAATCATGAATTGTGTGAATGCGGCTTGAAATATCCAAGAATAGAAAGGTTAACTGGAAGGTCTGATGATATGTTTAAGATAAAGGGTGTAAACTGCTTTCCTGCGCAAATAGAAGTAGTTTTAAGAGAATTTGAAGAATTGTTTTCTGAATACCAGATAATTTTGGATAGATTTGAGGGTAAAGATAGAGCTATTTTGAAGGTTGAGTGTAAAGAACCAGATAACATAAACTTATCGAAAAAGATATCAAGAAGGATAAAGGATAGAGCAGGTGTCACTTTTGATGTTGAACTATTGGCATTTGGGGGTTTGCCAAGA